A window of the Agromyces mariniharenae genome harbors these coding sequences:
- a CDS encoding class II fumarate hydratase, whose product MVDNAAEYRIEHDTMGEVRVPASALYRAQTQRAVENFPISGSGLEVQQVQALARIKKAAAQANARLGVLDPAIARAIEDAADEVISGRHDVVAHFPVDVYQTGSGTSSNMNMNEVLATIATEKLGSPVHPNDHVNASQSSNDVFPTSVHIAVTAALIDDLVPALDHLAVALEAKAELWADVVKAGRTHLMDATPVTLGQEFGGYARQVRLGIERVRTALPRVAEVPLGGTAVGTGINTPAGFPQLVIELLQQETELPITEAVDHFEAQANRDGLVDASGALRTIAVSLTKICNDLRWMGSGPNTGLGELSIPDLQPGSSIMPGKVNPVIPEAVLMVASRVIGNDATIAWAGASGSFELNVQIPVMGTALLESIRLLANSTRALADKTVDGLEANLERTNALAGMSPSIVTPLNKHIGYENAAKIAKHSVKNGITVRDAVVDLGFVERGELTEEQLDAALDLLSMTRPPKA is encoded by the coding sequence GTGGTGGACAACGCCGCCGAGTACCGCATCGAGCACGACACCATGGGCGAGGTGAGGGTGCCGGCCTCGGCGCTCTACCGGGCGCAGACGCAGCGCGCCGTCGAGAACTTCCCCATCTCCGGCTCGGGCCTCGAGGTCCAGCAGGTCCAGGCCCTCGCGCGCATCAAGAAGGCCGCCGCGCAGGCGAACGCCCGCCTGGGCGTGCTCGACCCGGCGATCGCCCGCGCGATCGAGGACGCCGCCGACGAGGTCATCTCGGGCCGCCACGACGTCGTCGCGCACTTCCCGGTCGACGTCTACCAGACCGGCTCCGGCACGTCCTCGAACATGAACATGAACGAGGTGCTCGCCACGATCGCGACCGAGAAGCTCGGCTCGCCCGTGCACCCGAACGACCACGTGAACGCGTCGCAGTCGTCGAACGACGTCTTCCCGACGTCGGTGCACATCGCCGTGACCGCGGCCCTCATCGACGACCTCGTCCCCGCGCTCGACCACCTCGCGGTCGCGCTCGAGGCGAAGGCCGAGCTGTGGGCCGACGTCGTGAAGGCCGGCCGCACGCACCTCATGGACGCGACGCCCGTCACCCTCGGCCAGGAGTTCGGCGGCTACGCCCGCCAGGTGCGCCTCGGCATCGAGCGCGTGCGCACGGCGCTCCCCCGCGTCGCGGAGGTCCCGCTCGGCGGCACCGCCGTGGGCACCGGCATCAACACGCCCGCGGGCTTCCCGCAGCTCGTCATCGAGCTGCTCCAGCAGGAGACCGAGCTGCCGATCACCGAGGCGGTCGACCACTTCGAGGCGCAGGCCAACCGCGACGGCCTCGTCGACGCATCCGGCGCCCTGCGCACCATCGCCGTCAGCCTCACGAAGATCTGCAACGACCTGCGCTGGATGGGCTCCGGCCCGAACACCGGCCTCGGCGAGCTGAGCATCCCCGACCTGCAGCCCGGCTCGTCGATCATGCCCGGCAAGGTGAACCCGGTCATCCCCGAGGCCGTGCTCATGGTGGCCTCGCGAGTGATCGGCAACGACGCGACGATCGCCTGGGCCGGGGCATCCGGCTCGTTCGAGCTCAACGTGCAGATCCCGGTCATGGGCACTGCGCTGCTCGAGTCGATCCGCCTCCTCGCGAACTCGACGCGCGCGCTCGCCGACAAGACCGTCGACGGCCTCGAGGCGAACCTCGAGCGCACGAACGCCCTCGCCGGCATGTCGCCCTCGATCGTGACGCCGCTCAACAAGCACATCGGCTACGAGAACGCCGCGAAGATCGCGAAGCACTCGGTGAAGAACGGCATCACCGTGCGCGACGCCGTCGTCGACCTCGGCTTCGTCGAGCGCGGCGAGCTCACCGAGGAGCAGCTCGACGCCGCCCTCGACCTGCTGTCGATGACGCGGCCGCCGAAGGCCTGA
- a CDS encoding carbonic anhydrase has product MSEQPTERRTESPAEAWRELRAGNQRFIAGEPRHPRQDVDRRRELAQVQRPLVAIFGCSDSRLSAEIIFDIGLGDAFVVRNAGQVVSDSALGSLEYAVGVLGVPLILVLGHDHCGAVRAAIESQGADAAPLPPHIASLVGKIVPAVRRVAGVEPGASIEVDHIDAAFVGREHLRDTVAEMLERSEVIGEAVAAGTLAVVGANYRLVEGRAETDVVLGRI; this is encoded by the coding sequence GTGAGCGAGCAGCCGACCGAACGCCGCACCGAGTCCCCCGCCGAGGCCTGGCGCGAGCTGCGCGCCGGCAACCAGCGGTTCATCGCCGGCGAGCCGCGGCATCCGCGCCAAGACGTCGATCGCCGACGCGAGCTCGCCCAGGTGCAGCGCCCGCTGGTTGCGATCTTCGGATGCTCCGACTCGCGACTGTCGGCCGAGATCATCTTCGACATCGGGCTCGGCGACGCCTTCGTGGTGCGCAACGCGGGGCAGGTCGTCTCGGACTCGGCGCTCGGCTCGCTCGAGTACGCCGTCGGGGTGCTGGGCGTGCCCCTCATCCTGGTGCTCGGCCACGACCACTGCGGTGCGGTGCGTGCGGCGATCGAGTCGCAGGGCGCCGACGCCGCGCCGCTGCCGCCGCACATCGCGTCGCTCGTCGGCAAGATCGTCCCGGCGGTGCGACGCGTCGCGGGGGTCGAGCCGGGCGCGTCGATCGAGGTCGACCACATCGACGCGGCGTTCGTCGGTCGCGAGCACCTGCGCGACACCGTCGCCGAGATGCTCGAGCGTTCCGAGGTGATCGGCGAAGCGGTGGCAGCGGGTACGCTGGCTGTCGTGGGCGCGAACTACCGGCTCGTCGAGGGCCGCGCCGAGACCGACGTCGTCCTCGGCCGCATCTAG